A genomic segment from Ruegeria sp. TM1040 encodes:
- a CDS encoding phage tail protein: MTQIVAIHTTAGLALLAQAQGEGALITLGDMAVGDGGGAAIVPDPAMTGLAGEVFRAAINRVYQPDPIGQPTKYAAELVIPAATGAFVMREVGLFTDDGTLFVVGNLPETYKPVPADGAFSDTLVRIEFLVANAGTINLTIDPAVVTATTAWVINYVDGQVSAKFATDPQAIAGVSTDTIMSPHAVKLVLDQAVNDLVAGAPEALNTLSEIAAAIANDENYADTVANLLKPTRARRAYLGGR; the protein is encoded by the coding sequence ATGACACAGATAGTTGCAATTCACACCACCGCAGGACTGGCGCTTTTGGCGCAAGCTCAGGGAGAGGGGGCGCTGATCACCCTCGGCGATATGGCGGTGGGCGACGGTGGTGGCGCGGCAATTGTCCCTGATCCGGCTATGACTGGCCTCGCGGGAGAGGTGTTTCGGGCCGCGATCAATCGCGTCTATCAGCCCGATCCGATTGGCCAGCCCACCAAATATGCCGCCGAGCTTGTGATCCCCGCCGCAACGGGCGCTTTTGTTATGCGCGAGGTGGGCCTTTTTACAGATGATGGCACACTTTTTGTAGTCGGCAACCTGCCGGAGACATACAAGCCGGTGCCCGCCGATGGCGCGTTTTCGGACACCCTGGTCCGTATCGAGTTCCTTGTCGCCAATGCAGGCACAATCAACCTCACTATTGATCCAGCAGTGGTGACGGCCACGACGGCATGGGTGATCAATTATGTTGATGGCCAAGTCTCTGCCAAATTTGCAACCGATCCGCAGGCCATTGCGGGTGTCAGCACAGACACAATCATGTCGCCACATGCGGTCAAATTGGTTCTGGATCAGGCCGTAAATGATTTGGTGGCTGGCGCGCCCGAAGCTTTGAACACGCTGTCCGAGATCGCCGCTGCCATCGCCAATGATGAAAACTATGCGGATACCGTGGCCAATCTCTTGAAACCCACGCGCGCACGGCGCGCTTACCTCGGAGGTCGCTAA
- a CDS encoding phage tail assembly protein, translated as MQNPALPSYCKHNTDGDQESVTVTLAKGITVGSEKRKEVTLREPTAGDNMAARQMAKGDNAVHEITLIANLADLSPEEVQTAPMRDYRRLQEALDFFNG; from the coding sequence ATGCAAAATCCGGCACTTCCTTCCTATTGCAAGCACAACACCGACGGCGATCAGGAGTCCGTGACCGTGACGCTTGCAAAGGGCATCACCGTTGGCAGCGAAAAACGCAAAGAGGTCACCCTGCGCGAACCGACGGCAGGCGACAACATGGCCGCGCGCCAAATGGCAAAGGGTGACAACGCCGTTCATGAAATCACGCTGATTGCAAATCTGGCAGATCTGTCGCCCGAAGAGGTGCAGACCGCTCCGATGCGCGACTACCGCCGACTTCAAGAGGCGCTGGATTTTTTCAATGGCTGA
- a CDS encoding baseplate assembly protein, translating into MAGGFASINLSQLPAPDVLQAIDYEVALAEMLSELRQRDPAFDALVESDPAYKILEIAAFYRTLTIQQGNDAARAVMPAYATGSDLDHIAARYAVERLVIDPGDPEALPPVPPVLETDDALRRRMFLAFEGLSTAGPMGAYVFHALGADPDVGDASVQSPAPGEVLVTVLSRSGDGAAPATLLTAVDAALNKDDVRPLTDLVTVQGAAIIGYTIEAVLTVLPGPDSAVVRDAAQRAALEYASQQHRIGADITLSGLYAALHQPGVQNVALISPAADILVDASEAAFCSAVSVSIGGTNA; encoded by the coding sequence ATGGCTGGCGGCTTTGCATCAATCAATCTGTCTCAGTTGCCTGCGCCCGATGTGTTGCAGGCTATCGACTACGAAGTCGCGCTCGCAGAAATGCTATCTGAGCTCAGGCAGAGAGATCCGGCTTTTGACGCTCTGGTCGAAAGTGACCCTGCCTACAAAATCCTCGAGATCGCGGCGTTTTATCGAACCTTGACTATTCAGCAGGGGAACGACGCAGCGCGAGCAGTGATGCCTGCCTATGCGACGGGTTCTGATCTTGACCATATTGCCGCCCGCTATGCTGTTGAACGATTGGTGATCGATCCCGGTGATCCTGAGGCTCTCCCGCCAGTTCCCCCTGTCCTTGAGACCGACGACGCATTGCGCCGCCGAATGTTCCTCGCATTTGAAGGGCTGAGCACTGCGGGGCCGATGGGTGCCTATGTGTTCCATGCACTTGGCGCGGATCCGGACGTCGGGGATGCCAGCGTGCAAAGCCCCGCGCCGGGCGAGGTGCTGGTCACGGTTCTTTCCCGGTCGGGCGATGGTGCTGCGCCTGCAACTCTGCTGACTGCTGTTGATGCTGCCTTGAACAAGGATGATGTGCGCCCGCTTACGGATCTCGTGACTGTCCAAGGGGCCGCAATCATCGGATATACCATCGAGGCGGTTCTTACTGTCTTACCCGGACCCGATAGTGCGGTTGTGCGAGACGCGGCTCAACGCGCAGCACTAGAGTATGCAAGCCAGCAGCACCGTATCGGGGCAGATATTACCCTTTCGGGGCTTTATGCTGCACTTCATCAGCCAGGAGTGCAGAACGTCGCGCTGATCAGTCCTGCAGCAGATATTCTGGTAGATGCAAGCGAGGCGGCATTCTGCTCTGCTGTTTCAGTTAGCATTGGGGGCACCAATGCCTGA
- a CDS encoding phage baseplate assembly protein V yields the protein MSYGAARNEQVREGIVRFGVITAVDPGAARAKVSFGGESESAWLSWFPLRAGAISVWAPPSEGEQVMVLSESGDTAQGVIIGSAFSSSNPPTAGAGGLFKIQVGDSSIEIDENGIRISAPRIDLN from the coding sequence ATGAGCTATGGCGCGGCAAGAAACGAACAAGTGCGCGAGGGGATCGTGCGGTTTGGTGTGATTACCGCCGTTGACCCGGGCGCCGCTCGCGCGAAGGTTAGTTTCGGCGGCGAGAGCGAAAGCGCTTGGCTGTCATGGTTTCCGCTTCGCGCCGGGGCAATCAGCGTCTGGGCTCCACCGTCGGAGGGCGAGCAGGTCATGGTCTTGTCGGAATCTGGTGACACCGCGCAAGGCGTAATCATCGGCTCGGCCTTCAGCAGTTCTAACCCTCCAACAGCCGGAGCGGGTGGGTTGTTCAAGATCCAAGTCGGCGATTCCTCGATTGAGATCGATGAAAACGGGATCCGGATTAGCGCACCCAGGATCGACCTGAACTGA
- a CDS encoding PAAR domain-containing protein, which yields MPAVTRKGDTCTGHGNYPSRSSTGGSGSVYTNGKPVHRQGDGWSVHCNPVPICHGGILATGSSTVFVEGKQIGRIGDPVDCGSSVASGSGNVFAGG from the coding sequence ATGCCGGCTGTTACCAGAAAAGGCGACACCTGCACGGGCCACGGCAACTATCCTTCCCGCTCGAGCACTGGCGGTAGCGGTTCCGTCTATACAAACGGCAAGCCTGTCCACAGACAGGGAGATGGCTGGTCGGTTCATTGCAATCCAGTACCGATTTGCCATGGCGGCATCCTTGCCACCGGGTCGAGCACCGTGTTCGTTGAGGGCAAACAGATTGGGCGCATCGGTGATCCCGTCGATTGCGGTTCCTCCGTCGCGAGCGGCTCCGGGAACGTGTTCGCGGGTGGATAG
- a CDS encoding phage tail protein I, with product MQARRHSALLFQLALGAPMPESLLPHNATTQERALEAVSGPPLFTTAPLREIWDPDRCPVELLPWLAFSLSVDEWDPSWSEPAKREVIRRSFVVHQRKGTRGAVAEALEAIGFVPEIVEWFQADPRRAPHTFALKLDAVRDFNSPESIQRALRAVDESKPIRAHLTSVQISTATVSEPVAAAAVVVGQEITVSAA from the coding sequence ATGCAAGCGAGGCGGCATTCTGCTCTGCTGTTTCAGTTAGCATTGGGGGCACCAATGCCTGAAAGCCTTCTGCCGCATAACGCAACGACGCAGGAACGCGCTTTGGAAGCAGTTAGCGGGCCGCCTCTCTTCACGACAGCGCCGCTCCGCGAAATCTGGGATCCTGATCGTTGCCCGGTTGAGCTTTTGCCATGGTTGGCCTTTTCTCTCTCTGTAGATGAGTGGGATCCTTCTTGGAGCGAGCCTGCAAAGCGTGAGGTTATTCGCCGCTCTTTTGTGGTCCATCAACGAAAAGGGACACGGGGTGCAGTCGCTGAGGCGCTCGAGGCGATTGGGTTTGTGCCTGAAATCGTGGAGTGGTTTCAGGCAGATCCGCGAAGGGCACCCCATACTTTTGCACTCAAGCTTGATGCTGTGCGCGACTTTAACAGCCCTGAGAGTATCCAGCGCGCACTGCGCGCAGTTGATGAATCAAAGCCTATTCGGGCGCACCTAACATCAGTTCAAATCTCGACCGCAACAGTCTCTGAACCCGTCGCCGCAGCGGCGGTAGTGGTGGGGCAAGAGATCACCGTGAGCGCAGCATGA
- a CDS encoding tail protein X, translated as MDSAVFYHSKEGEALDEIVWRHYRAEIRGAFETVLEANPGIAAMGPILPLGTRVKLPVIDTPKEAESLRLWD; from the coding sequence GTGGACTCCGCAGTCTTCTACCATTCTAAGGAAGGTGAGGCCCTCGATGAGATTGTCTGGCGCCACTACCGCGCAGAGATCCGGGGCGCGTTCGAAACGGTGCTCGAAGCAAATCCGGGTATCGCTGCAATGGGGCCGATCCTGCCGCTGGGAACTCGGGTTAAACTCCCCGTGATCGATACACCCAAAGAAGCAGAAAGCCTGCGCCTATGGGATTGA
- a CDS encoding DUF1353 domain-containing protein, which yields MALDTSWCIKGGSRGYVTTRTVTWHLMWKTSPFVLTIPPGREFESSVPRVLQWIWSPDDPYYLKAALIHDTLLENGSRAFEADAQWRAAALSDHAPPLRTTIAFVAMWARRLGQSALGL from the coding sequence ATGGCGCTTGATACGTCATGGTGCATCAAGGGTGGTTCGCGTGGCTATGTAACCACGCGAACCGTAACCTGGCACCTGATGTGGAAAACATCACCATTTGTTCTGACAATTCCGCCGGGCCGTGAATTTGAAAGCTCTGTACCTCGCGTTTTGCAATGGATCTGGTCGCCAGATGATCCCTATTACCTTAAAGCGGCATTGATACATGACACGCTTCTCGAGAACGGATCTCGCGCTTTCGAGGCCGACGCACAATGGCGAGCAGCTGCTTTGAGCGATCATGCGCCCCCACTTCGCACGACCATCGCTTTTGTCGCGATGTGGGCCCGCCGCTTAGGTCAATCTGCATTGGGACTGTGA
- a CDS encoding phage tail tape measure protein — protein MAKNQRLNATVTIGGVVENSFRKGIGFVRSGFDKVGQSIRDVKERQKELSRTRKDLEKQGKSVEHLDREYEALERTLEDLARKQRRWERAMRDSARVGKTFGDMTQRIGRLARQSAIGITAVGAGIFALTSSTASYGDQVAKTAGKLGIGIEALQEYRYAAERSGVSTETFDSSLTAMQKRLGEAAQGTGAAKKALDQIGLSASDLIAMGPERAMGAIADKLQGIEAPAERAAIAAALFSRSGIGMVNMLGNGSDALEQLREDARRTGYVLSEEAARDAEAFADAQLDAQLSIKGLKNTIGSELMPVVTRSMQRFSEWAVTNRDDVAAFADTAATKLEAALPVIGQIAEGMGDVSKAVGGVISKTAEMVGGWKNFGIVVGTVLAGRTIASVLNFGWAVGRLGVSMAALVPWGAAGAGAMKLFAGGLALVKTGVLAVGRALLMNPIGLAVAGIAGSAYLIYENWEKVGPWFAELWDGVKGHFGGLGRFVSGVWRGDMDAAAAGLSDAWGSAKAVFSTVFDGITGVFRFAWENGIKPITDKLGITSHITAAWDIARTMIGTAIGEIGVVLETAYDGSIGPVIEALGATGGISAAWEEVKTAVGAVIEWLAQKFVWLMEKLQPVLDGLSWLRDKGAGAVAGIQGIGDSISNGVSNLFGGGDSSGDEGPANPRSGRAKPIRISGSYLGGTIGRGFREVGEQGPETIWTSKGGYVAHANATERLARLSERAGPVLDALGAGLQRAMAGAQQAVAPVLQRIEVTGDQMQGRVASPQTHAAQAAPVVIHAQIHAGSMSPQSLIDELERRGREAQAGALYDQAHNYGQYGGA, from the coding sequence ATGGCAAAAAATCAGCGCCTTAACGCCACTGTGACCATCGGCGGTGTTGTTGAAAATTCCTTCCGCAAGGGTATCGGTTTTGTCCGGTCGGGCTTTGACAAGGTCGGGCAAAGCATCCGCGATGTTAAAGAACGCCAGAAAGAGCTTTCGCGCACGCGCAAAGACCTTGAGAAACAGGGCAAATCGGTCGAGCACCTGGACCGCGAGTATGAAGCATTAGAGCGCACGCTCGAGGATCTGGCGCGCAAACAGAGGCGCTGGGAGCGCGCGATGCGCGACAGCGCCCGGGTCGGCAAAACCTTTGGCGATATGACCCAACGGATCGGACGGCTCGCAAGGCAATCGGCAATTGGAATTACAGCGGTTGGCGCCGGGATCTTCGCGCTGACCAGTTCAACGGCTTCATACGGTGACCAGGTTGCCAAAACGGCAGGGAAGCTCGGGATCGGGATCGAGGCGTTACAGGAATACCGCTATGCGGCCGAGCGCTCTGGGGTGTCGACAGAGACGTTCGATAGCTCACTGACAGCAATGCAGAAGCGCCTGGGCGAGGCAGCGCAAGGCACGGGTGCCGCGAAAAAAGCGCTCGACCAGATCGGCCTGAGTGCAAGCGACCTGATAGCCATGGGGCCAGAGCGCGCCATGGGTGCAATCGCGGACAAACTGCAGGGTATCGAAGCGCCAGCCGAACGCGCGGCGATTGCTGCGGCATTGTTCAGCCGGTCGGGGATCGGCATGGTAAACATGCTCGGAAACGGATCGGATGCGCTGGAACAACTGCGCGAAGACGCCCGGCGCACCGGCTATGTCTTGAGCGAGGAAGCTGCGCGGGACGCAGAAGCTTTTGCCGACGCACAGCTAGATGCGCAACTGTCGATCAAAGGCCTGAAAAACACCATCGGGTCAGAGCTGATGCCTGTGGTCACCCGGTCGATGCAGCGGTTTAGCGAATGGGCCGTGACCAATCGCGACGACGTTGCAGCCTTTGCTGATACCGCCGCAACCAAGCTTGAGGCAGCTTTGCCTGTGATCGGTCAAATCGCCGAGGGCATGGGTGATGTGTCTAAGGCAGTCGGTGGCGTGATCTCCAAAACGGCGGAAATGGTCGGGGGCTGGAAGAATTTCGGAATCGTCGTCGGCACGGTCTTGGCCGGTCGCACCATCGCCAGCGTGCTCAATTTCGGCTGGGCGGTCGGTCGCCTCGGCGTCTCTATGGCGGCGCTTGTGCCGTGGGGGGCCGCAGGAGCTGGCGCGATGAAGTTGTTCGCTGGTGGGCTTGCCCTGGTCAAGACGGGCGTTCTTGCTGTCGGGCGGGCTTTGCTGATGAACCCCATTGGGCTTGCCGTGGCCGGGATCGCGGGATCTGCTTACCTGATCTATGAAAACTGGGAGAAGGTCGGGCCGTGGTTCGCCGAACTATGGGATGGCGTGAAGGGTCATTTCGGCGGGCTTGGTCGATTTGTCTCTGGTGTCTGGCGGGGTGACATGGATGCCGCCGCTGCAGGCCTGTCCGACGCTTGGGGATCAGCAAAGGCGGTCTTCTCGACAGTGTTCGACGGGATCACTGGAGTTTTTCGTTTTGCATGGGAGAACGGGATAAAGCCGATCACCGACAAGCTGGGGATTACAAGCCACATCACAGCAGCGTGGGACATCGCCCGCACGATGATCGGGACCGCTATTGGCGAAATCGGCGTCGTGCTCGAAACTGCGTATGACGGCAGTATCGGACCTGTGATCGAGGCACTGGGCGCAACCGGCGGGATCTCCGCCGCGTGGGAAGAGGTCAAAACCGCTGTCGGCGCTGTGATCGAATGGCTGGCGCAAAAGTTCGTTTGGCTGATGGAAAAGCTGCAACCCGTCCTCGATGGCCTGTCATGGCTCCGGGACAAGGGTGCGGGAGCCGTCGCGGGCATCCAGGGAATCGGCGACAGCATCAGTAACGGTGTCAGCAATCTGTTCGGCGGTGGCGATAGCAGTGGCGATGAAGGGCCGGCCAATCCGCGCAGCGGTCGCGCAAAGCCCATAAGGATTTCTGGTTCCTATTTAGGCGGCACCATCGGGCGTGGCTTCCGCGAGGTTGGAGAACAAGGGCCTGAGACGATCTGGACCTCGAAGGGCGGCTATGTGGCACACGCAAACGCGACAGAGCGTCTGGCGCGTCTGTCTGAGCGCGCTGGGCCTGTTCTGGATGCTTTGGGTGCTGGCCTGCAGAGGGCCATGGCGGGCGCGCAGCAAGCCGTCGCGCCGGTGTTGCAGCGTATCGAGGTCACAGGCGATCAGATGCAGGGTCGGGTAGCTTCTCCGCAGACGCATGCTGCTCAGGCCGCGCCGGTTGTGATCCATGCACAAATTCATGCTGGCAGTATGAGCCCGCAGAGTCTCATCGACGAGCTCGAGCGCCGCGGGCGCGAAGCGCAGGCAGGGGCGCTCTATGACCAGGCTCACAATTATGGGCAATACGGGGGCGCATGA
- a CDS encoding head-tail joining protein, giving the protein MPAPSWDNPDAFLSTDDFALEVTVTPRGGVSRTIRGIFDEPYMNAQIGEYEADSSDPRLTCKASDVADLRDKDPVVIEGRTYYLLTNPQPDGTGFAVLHMATE; this is encoded by the coding sequence ATGCCAGCGCCGAGCTGGGATAATCCCGACGCCTTCCTGTCGACGGACGACTTTGCCCTTGAGGTAACCGTCACGCCACGGGGAGGCGTTTCTCGTACCATCCGCGGGATCTTCGACGAGCCTTACATGAACGCCCAGATTGGTGAGTATGAGGCTGACAGCTCCGATCCGCGCCTGACTTGCAAGGCGTCCGATGTCGCCGACCTGCGCGACAAGGATCCCGTCGTGATCGAGGGGCGGACCTATTACCTGCTGACAAATCCGCAGCCTGACGGAACCGGTTTCGCGGTGCTGCACATGGCGACGGAGTGA
- a CDS encoding phage tail sheath C-terminal domain-containing protein: MAGFLHGVEVLEIDTGPRPIQAIPTSVIGIVGTAPAADETAFPLNTPVLVAGSRLEAAKLDTTDDGTGGGTLPAALDGIFDQIGAVVIVVRVDEGVDEAATLANVIGGVNATDGQFEGVHALSGAESVVGFAPRILIAPGWTHQRPEDAGNPGSYLANPVVAELEGIANRIGAVIIADGPNTTDADAHTYAGDWGTSGRIYVVDPWVKVLDSAGEVVNEPASARVAGVIARTDNDEGFWVSPSNKGIFGIIGTSRPVDFKLGDQASRANLLNSNDVATIIRQDGFRLWGNRAPTADPKWQYLCVRRTADVLNESIQRTHLWAVDRGISKTYIEDVVEGVNAFIAGLVAQGAILGGTCWADPDLNTPESIANGQVWFNFDFTPVYPAERVTFRSHLTNEYITEALG, encoded by the coding sequence ATGGCTGGGTTTCTTCACGGCGTCGAGGTTCTCGAGATCGACACGGGTCCGCGCCCGATCCAAGCGATCCCGACCAGTGTGATCGGTATTGTTGGGACTGCGCCTGCGGCTGACGAAACTGCCTTTCCGCTGAATACACCGGTACTGGTCGCAGGCAGCCGCCTTGAGGCGGCAAAGCTCGACACCACCGACGACGGCACCGGCGGTGGAACGCTTCCTGCTGCGCTCGACGGGATCTTTGACCAGATCGGCGCGGTTGTGATCGTTGTGCGCGTTGACGAGGGCGTCGATGAAGCAGCAACGCTCGCCAATGTGATCGGCGGCGTGAATGCGACGGACGGGCAATTTGAGGGTGTGCATGCGCTGTCTGGTGCGGAGAGCGTCGTGGGGTTTGCACCGCGCATCCTTATCGCCCCAGGTTGGACGCATCAGCGCCCAGAGGACGCAGGAAATCCCGGCTCCTATCTTGCGAACCCGGTGGTCGCCGAGTTGGAAGGCATTGCTAACCGTATCGGCGCGGTGATCATCGCAGACGGGCCGAACACGACCGACGCAGATGCACACACTTACGCTGGCGATTGGGGCACTTCAGGTCGCATCTATGTCGTTGACCCTTGGGTGAAGGTTCTCGACAGCGCAGGTGAGGTGGTCAATGAACCGGCCTCTGCCCGGGTTGCTGGTGTGATTGCCCGCACTGACAATGACGAAGGGTTTTGGGTATCGCCCTCAAATAAGGGTATTTTTGGAATAATCGGGACCTCGCGCCCGGTTGATTTCAAGCTGGGCGATCAGGCAAGCCGAGCGAACCTGCTCAACAGCAATGACGTCGCTACGATCATCCGTCAGGACGGGTTCCGCCTTTGGGGGAACCGCGCGCCCACAGCCGATCCAAAGTGGCAATACCTCTGTGTGCGGCGCACCGCAGATGTGTTGAATGAAAGCATCCAGCGCACGCATCTTTGGGCCGTGGACCGTGGGATTTCCAAGACCTACATCGAGGACGTGGTCGAAGGGGTGAACGCCTTTATCGCGGGGCTGGTTGCGCAAGGTGCGATCCTCGGTGGTACGTGCTGGGCTGATCCGGATTTGAACACCCCCGAGAGCATTGCCAACGGGCAGGTGTGGTTCAACTTTGACTTTACACCCGTGTACCCAGCCGAGCGGGTGACCTTCCGCTCTCACCTGACAAATGAGTACATCACGGAGGCGCTGGGCTAA
- a CDS encoding phage major tail tube protein: protein MSIRNILKNFNLFVDGRGFAGELGDYTPPSPSIATEEYRGGGMNGPIDLDMGMEKMTTSFVLRNYSADVLALWGIAPGRRIQITARGALESEDGTVTPVIHNMRGKIITPDRGTWSPGQSATLTVSMTLEAFKETVGPRVVCDIDVINMKRIIDGVDHLAEQRAALGI from the coding sequence ATGTCTATTCGCAACATTCTGAAAAACTTCAATCTGTTCGTTGACGGGCGGGGCTTTGCTGGTGAGCTGGGCGACTACACCCCGCCAAGCCCGTCTATCGCAACCGAGGAATACCGCGGCGGTGGTATGAACGGCCCGATCGATCTCGATATGGGCATGGAAAAGATGACCACCTCGTTTGTGTTGCGCAACTACAGCGCAGACGTGTTGGCCCTCTGGGGTATCGCGCCGGGGCGTCGGATCCAGATCACCGCGCGCGGCGCTCTGGAAAGCGAGGATGGCACCGTCACGCCGGTAATCCACAACATGCGGGGAAAGATCATCACCCCTGATCGTGGCACCTGGTCGCCCGGGCAGTCTGCGACCCTCACTGTAAGCATGACGCTTGAAGCGTTTAAGGAAACCGTCGGGCCGCGCGTCGTTTGCGATATCGACGTGATCAATATGAAGCGGATCATCGACGGCGTCGATCATCTGGCAGAGCAGCGCGCCGCGCTGGGCATCTAA
- a CDS encoding glycine-rich domain-containing protein produces MARFASGSEQASAAAVGIGTNTISGQKILPAGYMGEFGSGMWSCFQQPGTHIFIVPAGVTSLRVRVVGPGGGGRGNDGYGGAGGGYAHGVFDVTPGDSFDVTVGQGGDGGDFPTSGGTSSFGALISATGGTASDDSNTPTVGGQGFGGDFQASGGVSGQAQRTGGGGAGSQLGNGGNSAAFVQSGGAGVNNGHSFAYGGGGPFGLADLHHHGWHESDNFGAPDILGHQAGIERASSSENPYTSFNPINAVLRFPFDGFVGGGGEGTEYQGAPGGIGGGGGGGWNTTSHHGGRGGIGGGAGGGFSGGRNHGGIGGGGGGARGDGGKGGHGLVIVEW; encoded by the coding sequence ATGGCGCGTTTTGCATCAGGTTCGGAACAAGCTAGCGCAGCAGCAGTGGGGATCGGAACCAATACAATTTCGGGCCAGAAAATCCTACCGGCAGGCTACATGGGCGAGTTCGGCTCGGGCATGTGGAGTTGTTTCCAACAGCCCGGGACACACATCTTCATCGTTCCCGCAGGTGTCACAAGTCTACGTGTGCGTGTTGTTGGCCCCGGCGGCGGCGGGCGCGGCAATGACGGCTACGGCGGAGCCGGAGGTGGTTATGCACATGGCGTTTTTGACGTCACACCGGGCGACAGCTTCGACGTAACGGTGGGGCAAGGCGGCGACGGTGGCGATTTCCCAACTTCGGGCGGCACGTCGTCTTTTGGCGCTTTGATTTCGGCCACGGGCGGCACTGCATCCGACGACAGCAACACGCCCACGGTCGGAGGCCAAGGCTTTGGTGGCGACTTTCAGGCATCGGGCGGGGTGTCGGGGCAAGCCCAGAGAACTGGGGGCGGGGGCGCTGGATCACAGCTTGGAAATGGCGGCAATAGCGCCGCGTTTGTCCAATCGGGCGGGGCAGGCGTGAACAACGGTCACAGCTTCGCTTATGGTGGCGGTGGGCCATTTGGCCTAGCAGACTTGCACCACCACGGCTGGCATGAGAGCGACAATTTCGGTGCGCCCGACATTCTTGGCCATCAGGCCGGAATAGAGCGCGCAAGCTCATCCGAGAACCCCTACACGTCCTTCAACCCGATAAACGCTGTTCTACGATTTCCGTTTGATGGGTTCGTTGGCGGCGGTGGAGAGGGCACTGAGTATCAAGGCGCTCCGGGAGGGATTGGCGGCGGCGGTGGCGGTGGTTGGAATACAACATCACACCACGGTGGTCGCGGCGGTATTGGTGGCGGTGCGGGCGGCGGGTTCTCCGGAGGTCGCAACCACGGCGGCATTGGCGGCGGTGGCGGCGGCGCCCGCGGTGATGGCGGCAAAGGCGGACATGGCCTCGTGATTGTGGAGTGGTAA
- a CDS encoding GPW/gp25 family protein, whose product MIGIDASTGKHMSDLAHLRQSVRDILTTPIGTRVMRRDYGSRLYRLVDAPMNDATRLDMMAATYEAIETWEPRLQLESVSLEGSEPGAIVIALAGQYLPTGEPVFLEGIGLN is encoded by the coding sequence ATGATTGGAATAGACGCATCCACTGGCAAACACATGTCTGATCTGGCGCATCTGCGTCAGTCGGTGCGTGACATCCTGACAACGCCGATTGGCACCCGTGTGATGCGCCGCGACTATGGAAGTCGCCTTTACCGCTTGGTTGATGCGCCAATGAATGACGCAACTCGACTAGATATGATGGCAGCGACCTACGAAGCCATCGAAACGTGGGAGCCAAGGCTTCAACTGGAAAGTGTTTCGCTCGAGGGTTCCGAACCTGGCGCAATCGTAATCGCTTTGGCGGGCCAGTATCTTCCAACAGGTGAGCCTGTGTTTCTCGAAGGAATAGGGCTCAACTGA
- a CDS encoding phage tail protein, with protein MAGTMMQLGAYQFSIDNAAYQNLERSTEYRWAAQERVGADDALQFTGYGEDTISLRGVIYPHFKGGLAQLDKMRRQAAIGIPLPLIAGTGRILGVWVVKSVREGQRTFTHHGAPLWQEFGISIRRYDGGLRSLLPF; from the coding sequence ATGGCCGGAACGATGATGCAACTCGGCGCCTACCAGTTCAGTATCGACAACGCTGCCTATCAAAACCTTGAGAGGTCGACCGAATACCGCTGGGCTGCGCAGGAGCGTGTCGGCGCAGATGACGCATTGCAATTCACGGGATATGGCGAGGACACGATTTCGTTGCGCGGAGTAATTTATCCACACTTCAAGGGCGGGCTGGCGCAACTAGACAAGATGCGCCGTCAGGCCGCCATCGGCATTCCGTTGCCGCTCATTGCTGGTACAGGGCGCATTCTGGGCGTTTGGGTGGTCAAAAGTGTGCGAGAGGGCCAACGGACCTTTACGCACCATGGCGCGCCACTGTGGCAAGAATTTGGGATCAGTATTCGGAGGTACGACGGTGGACTCCGCAGTCTTCTACCATTCTAA